One genomic region from Actinocatenispora thailandica encodes:
- a CDS encoding DUF5753 domain-containing protein, with translation MYVGLESAVDHIRHYNAELVPGLLQVEDYCRAVYRVSSTKSYDEIDQQVALRMDRQALLVREEPAAPQFDVFLNEAVLRRPVGGRDVMVKQLARLLESTDLSNVDVRVLSFAQAEHAGMMGTFVVLGFPHRQEPDVVYLESPTGALYLEKPKELTSTTSSCEICSNEHSTRCGRGPSSPP, from the coding sequence ATGTATGTCGGACTGGAGTCGGCGGTTGATCACATCCGTCACTACAACGCTGAGCTGGTCCCGGGCCTGCTCCAGGTCGAGGATTACTGCCGGGCTGTTTACCGCGTCTCGTCCACCAAGTCGTACGACGAGATCGATCAGCAGGTGGCGCTCCGGATGGACCGGCAGGCTCTCTTGGTGCGCGAGGAGCCGGCCGCACCGCAGTTCGACGTTTTCCTGAACGAGGCGGTGCTGCGGCGGCCGGTCGGTGGTCGGGACGTGATGGTCAAACAGCTGGCGCGACTCCTCGAATCCACCGACCTATCCAACGTCGATGTGCGAGTGCTGTCCTTCGCGCAAGCGGAGCACGCCGGCATGATGGGTACGTTCGTCGTACTGGGATTCCCGCACCGGCAGGAGCCTGATGTCGTGTACCTGGAGTCTCCAACTGGTGCCCTCTACCTGGAGAAACCAAAGGAGCTGACCAGTACAACTTCGTCATGCGAGATCTGCA